One Perca flavescens isolate YP-PL-M2 chromosome 14, PFLA_1.0, whole genome shotgun sequence genomic window carries:
- the styk1a gene encoding tyrosine-protein kinase STYK1, which translates to MARRDSKLHVLDKKSAQSLTPGMPQRVSQAVIIVPTVLLLGTLITLLALCLLKYYGPKHNQTQIKAPKPYHSSSNGPNQRHSHRHHLQGVDAPVGINPLEHEEFPMSVQQVQQIVRPTLAAVPQMSTERHHGAFNQVTALPVSFSIRHNDTVSLYRASMDNREVILRVLKEKANSSEKQHFLGFASFVSGLGRHPSLPELLGVVSVQPPLMMVVEELQHRDLLGYLWRCRQDNSGLESSCEMTEKRIFTMAGQVASALEYLHSQNCIHGNVGAHSVLVGGDLTAKLWGLGPAYRRRTQAVTPGQDMEMRKWQAPEVLGRRAVSQSSDVWSFGLLLYEMVTLGDPPFAQIVANELLQYLQRGKHLKRPATCSNSLYSIIKACSNWRPEQRLSTLELITTLQEGEKSANGRTVLRVPEPLDIEKYLREAGYEEAYNYAVL; encoded by the exons GCGGTGATCATCGTCCCTACAGTGCTCCTCCTGGGAACCCTGATCACCTTACTGGCCCTGTGCTTACTGAAGTACTATGGACCCAAACATAACCAGACACAGATCAAAGCCCCTAAACCCTACCACAGCTCATCGAACGGACCCAATCAGAGGCACAGCCACAGACATCACCTACAGGGCGTTGATG CTCCCGTAGGGATAAACCCACTGGAACATGAAGAGTTCCCAATGTCAGTTCAACAAGTGCAGCAGATTGTCAGGCCAACTCTGGCTGCAGTACCTCAGATGTCCACAGAGAGGCATCATGGAGCCTTTAACCAGGTCACTGCCCTGCCAGTGTCCTTCTCCATCAGGCATAATGATACAGTCAGCCTATACAGAGCCAGCATGGACAACAGAGAGGTCATCCTGAGGGTTCTGAAAG AAAAAGCAAACAGCAGTGAGAAGCAGCACTTTTTGGGTTTTGCTTCCTTCGTGTCAGGACTGGGGCGGCACCCCTCCCTACCTGAGCTGCTGGGTGTGGTTTCAGTGCAGCCGCCCCTCATGATGGTCGTCGAGGAGCTGCAGCACAGGGATCTGCTGGGGTACCTGTGGAGATGTCGACAG GATAACTCGGGTTTAGAGTCTTCATGTGAAATGACAGAGAAGAGGATCTTCACCATGGCAGGACAAGTGGCCTCTGCTCTG GAGTACCTACACAGTCAGAACTGCATCCATGGCAACGTGGGAGCACATAGCGTTCTGGTTGGTGGAGATCTGACAGCGAAGCTGTGGGGATTGGGCCCAGCCTACCGCAGGAGAACACAGGCCGTTACACCGGGGCAGGACATGGAGATGAGGAAGTGGCAGGCCCCAGAAGTGCTAGGCAGAAGAGCCGTCAGTCAGAGCAGTGATGT ATGGTCTTTTGGTTTACTTCTCTATGAAATGGTCACACTAG GTGACCCACCATTTGCCCAGATAGTGGCGAATGAACTTCTGCAGTATCTACAAAGAGGAAAGCATCTCAAACGGCCGGCCACCTGCTCCAACTCACT GTACTCCATCATCAAAGCCTGCAGCAATTGGCGCCCCGAACAACGTCTCTCAACGTTGGAGCTCATTACAACACTTCAGGAGGGAGAGAAATCAGCCAATGGGCGCACAGTTCTCAGAGTGCCCGAACCACTGGACATCGAGAAGTACCTGAGGGAGGCGGGATATGAAGAAGCATACAACTACGCTGTGCTCTAA